Proteins from a single region of Megachile rotundata isolate GNS110a chromosome 7, iyMegRotu1, whole genome shotgun sequence:
- the LOC100875221 gene encoding death-associated protein 1, which translates to MSSPEESKLKGGHPPAVKAGGMRITQHKTPKEDREIKPLKDADESRPSISPSKTLMISGYPAKGNADFPPEAVQVFHEKPTPTHDARPIHCSRPIIIQQPRK; encoded by the exons ATGTCAAGTCCCGAAGAGTCTAAACTCAAGGGCGGACATCCTCCAGCAG taaaAGCGGGAGGAATGAGAATAACCCAACATAAAACACCAAAGGAGGATCGCGAAATAAAACCCCTTAAGGATGCGGATGAAAGTAGACCGTCGATCAG TCCATCTAAGACCTTGATGATCAGTGGATATCCTGCAAAGGGAAATGCAGATTTTCCTCCAGAAGCTGTACAAGTTTTCCATGAGAAACCTACGCCAACTCATGATGCTCGTCCAATTCATTGTTCACGTCCCATCATTATTCAACAACCCAGGAAGTGA
- the Prosbeta5 gene encoding proteasome beta5 subunit, whose product MALAEVCGLDKFVNFNAVREKDQFSQEIEAYSRNFVNNAQLAVPPYLNPAETLGKFAEGTDETGKHLKIKFDHGTTTLGFQYQGGIILAVDSRATGGQFIGSSTMKKIVEINDYLLGTLAGGAADCVYWDRVLAKQCRTYELRNRERMSIAAASKLLSNMVYTYKGMGLSMGMMLAGWDKRGPGLYYVDSEGTRTPGKVFSVGSGSIYAFGTLDSGYSWDLTDEEAYELGRRSIYHATHRDAYSGGIVRVYHMKSTGWVHISDEDCKDLHYMYQEQKTKGTN is encoded by the exons ATGGCGCTTGCTGAAGTTTGCGGTCTCGataagtttgttaattttaatgctGTGCGCGAAAAAGATCAGTTTTCGCAAGAAATCGAAGCGTACAGTAGAAATTTCGTTAACAATGCACAGCTGGCTGTACCGCCTTATTTAAAT CCTGCAGAAACGTTGGGTAAGTTTGCCGAAGGAACTGACGAAACTGGAAAACACTTGAAAATTAAGTTTGATCATGGAACTACCACATTGGGTTTCCAATACCAAGGTGGAATTATTCTTGCTGTCGATTCACGTGCGACTGGTGGTCAATTTATTG GTTCATCCACCATGAAGAAGATAGTAGAAATCAATGATTATCTTCTTGGAACTTTGGCTGGAGGTGCAGCTGATTGTGTCTATTGGGACCGTGTTCTAGCTAAACAGTGTCGTACATATGAATTAAGAAATAGAGAACGTATGTCTATTGCTGCAGCTAGTAAGCTGTTATCAAATATGGTATATACCTACAAAGGAATGGGATTAAGCATGG GAATGATGCTTGCTGGGTGGGACAAAAGAGGACCTGGTCTGTACTATGTTGATTCAGAAGGTACTCGTACCCCAGGAAAAGTTTTCAGTGTAGGATCAGGATCAATCTATGCATTTGGTACATTAGATTCTGGCTATAGTTGGGATTTAACTGATGAAGAAGCTTATGAACTTGGCAGAAGGTCTATTTATCATGCTACCCATAGAGATGCTTACTCTGGTGGTATTGTAAGAG TTTATCACATGAAATCAACTGGTTGGGTCCACATTTCGGATGAAGATTGCAAAGACCTCCATTACATGTATCAAGAACAAAAAACAAAAGGAACTAATTAG